The following proteins are co-located in the Gemmatimonadota bacterium genome:
- a CDS encoding sugar phosphate isomerase/epimerase: MIKLGCMSLSYGHAISEGRMDLFDFIDLAREMGLDGIDIHTRALESEDDAYLRDVRMRCLQRGLAISYLGISNNFGKPPGEIAAEIQMVKHWIDVAARLNVPLVRIFAAWDREDTPARVTWSRMIYGISEVVDHGAARGVAVGLHNHNHGCVTRTGDDVVRILNQVDRPTFTHILDTGQYAGSPGASGSRGNPDPAYDFYGSMEKSAPYAAHVRAKFYRVQSGEEEWLDYPRILEILKQVGYNGWMSVVYEGQDVEAEEVAVPKAVAYLRRLLADHGM, encoded by the coding sequence GTGATCAAGCTCGGTTGCATGTCCTTGAGTTACGGCCACGCCATTTCCGAAGGCCGCATGGACCTGTTCGACTTCATCGACCTCGCCCGCGAAATGGGACTCGACGGGATCGACATCCATACCCGGGCGCTGGAATCGGAAGACGACGCGTACCTGCGGGACGTCCGCATGCGGTGCCTGCAGCGGGGGCTTGCCATCTCCTACCTGGGCATCAGCAACAACTTCGGGAAGCCGCCCGGGGAGATCGCCGCCGAAATCCAGATGGTCAAGCACTGGATCGACGTGGCCGCGCGGCTGAACGTGCCCCTGGTCCGGATCTTCGCGGCCTGGGACCGGGAGGACACGCCCGCGCGCGTCACCTGGTCCCGTATGATCTACGGCATCTCCGAGGTGGTGGATCACGGGGCCGCCCGGGGCGTGGCCGTCGGGCTTCACAACCACAATCACGGCTGCGTGACCCGCACCGGCGACGACGTCGTACGCATCCTGAACCAGGTGGATCGTCCCACGTTCACCCATATCCTCGACACGGGTCAGTACGCGGGCTCGCCGGGCGCTTCGGGCAGCAGGGGCAACCCGGACCCTGCCTACGATTTCTACGGCAGCATGGAGAAGAGCGCGCCGTACGCCGCGCACGTGCGGGCGAAGTTCTACCGCGTCCAGTCCGGCGAGGAGGAGTGGCTGGACTATCCCCGCATTCTGGAGATCCTGAAGCAGGTCGGTTACAATGGCTGGATGTCGGTCGTCTACGAAGGGCAGGACGTCGAGGCCGAAGAGGTCGCGGTACCCAAGGCCGTCGCCTACCTGC
- a CDS encoding L-rhamnose mutarotase yields MQRVGFILKVKEDMIEGYKKHHREVWPEMLEALQDAGWRNYSLFMREDGLLFGYCETPDFEKALARMAETDVNARWQEFMAPYFENLGGKHADENMVPLEQVFYLE; encoded by the coding sequence ATGCAGCGGGTGGGATTCATTCTCAAAGTCAAGGAAGACATGATCGAAGGCTACAAGAAGCACCACCGGGAGGTCTGGCCCGAGATGCTGGAGGCATTGCAAGACGCGGGCTGGCGTAATTACTCGCTGTTTATGCGCGAGGACGGACTGCTCTTCGGTTACTGCGAGACCCCGGATTTCGAGAAGGCGCTGGCCAGGATGGCGGAGACGGACGTCAACGCGCGCTGGCAGGAGTTCATGGCACCGTATTTCGAAAACCTCGGCGGCAAGCACGCCGACGAGAACATGGTGCCGCTGGAGCAGGTTTTCTACCTGGAATGA
- a CDS encoding PIG-L family deacetylase — protein MSDGLRILSIGAHPADIFDQSGGAMAHHTARGDWVGCVVLTHGARVHDKVISDDLFHAEEVPDGDSLKQMMAERSDVKAEEVKSACRALGVEDVYFMGADDAVFLPDRPIVRQLASLLRELKPDIILTHFPDEGGGTWNPHAVAGRIVMLAMGLAGSVDPGDRRPPHQVAQVFYWGCGGASLPRNVWDARGGYYNDVFIDITDVVDKKLAALDALVSQGYGGAYARKRIETSDGAFGSAGHVAYAEGFISLNAETHYYFPVSSYALERARRSDHENIEKVSYKYEA, from the coding sequence ATGAGCGACGGGCTTCGCATCCTGTCCATCGGTGCGCATCCGGCGGACATATTTGACCAGTCGGGCGGCGCCATGGCCCATCACACCGCCCGCGGCGACTGGGTGGGATGCGTCGTGCTGACCCACGGCGCCCGCGTGCACGACAAGGTCATCAGCGACGACTTGTTCCACGCGGAAGAGGTGCCGGACGGGGACTCCCTGAAGCAAATGATGGCGGAACGGTCCGACGTGAAGGCGGAAGAGGTGAAATCGGCGTGCCGCGCCCTCGGCGTGGAGGACGTCTATTTCATGGGCGCGGACGATGCCGTGTTCCTGCCCGACCGGCCGATCGTGCGCCAGCTCGCCAGCCTGCTGCGGGAACTGAAGCCGGATATCATCCTCACCCATTTCCCCGACGAGGGCGGCGGCACCTGGAACCCCCACGCCGTGGCCGGCCGCATCGTGATGCTCGCCATGGGCCTGGCCGGTTCCGTCGATCCGGGCGACCGGCGTCCGCCCCACCAGGTGGCCCAGGTGTTCTACTGGGGCTGCGGCGGTGCGAGCCTGCCCAGGAACGTCTGGGACGCCCGCGGCGGGTATTACAACGACGTATTCATCGACATCACGGACGTGGTCGACAAGAAACTGGCCGCGCTGGACGCCCTGGTGAGCCAGGGCTACGGCGGCGCCTACGCGCGCAAGCGCATCGAGACGTCCGACGGGGCCTTCGGAAGCGCGGGCCACGTCGCCTACGCCGAGGGTTTCATTTCGCTCAATGCCGAAACCCACTACTACTTCCCCGTCTCGTCCTACGCCCTCGAACGGGCGCGCAGGTCGGACCACGAGAACATCGAGAAAGTCAGTTACAAGTACGAAGCGTGA
- a CDS encoding MFS transporter has product MFVRLGSRWKAARLLSIPDFRNLWISSSIWWQTRWMDELIVGWVVLELTDSAGMVALVSFCRMAPFMLFGPFFSTVVRYVSYRWLIVNAQFINCFVNGLFWVLALLGHLAFWHVVLGSVLIGLGSAYDWSCRRALIPDLVGKDRTTDAMVLETVPQNISRLIGPLMSGILLEFAGTKGGFLALFLLQVVQIVVIVRLSAATDRKGRKKGRLGPMKDLLLGYRYSRRHPRISGVLMITFIMNAFAFSYQVLLPVFVRDVLFLGPLELGILGAGTGIGSILGIALIDRLGQHYRDGLVFTISSLVNALATLVFALSTSFPLSLMMLILVGVGQTGFGIMQSSIVLRTSSDAMRPRVMGLLVLAIGGGPPGRLLVGGLAAVAGAPLALTICGGIASLGVVSVLWRVGGLRKD; this is encoded by the coding sequence ATGTTCGTCCGGCTCGGCTCACGCTGGAAAGCGGCCCGCCTGCTTTCCATCCCCGATTTCCGTAACCTCTGGATATCCAGCAGCATCTGGTGGCAGACGCGCTGGATGGATGAACTGATCGTCGGCTGGGTCGTGCTGGAACTGACCGACTCGGCCGGCATGGTGGCGCTGGTCAGCTTCTGCCGCATGGCGCCGTTCATGCTCTTCGGTCCCTTCTTCAGCACAGTGGTCCGGTACGTGAGCTACCGGTGGCTCATCGTCAACGCCCAGTTCATCAACTGCTTTGTCAACGGTCTCTTCTGGGTCCTCGCCCTGCTTGGCCACCTGGCCTTCTGGCACGTCGTCCTCGGATCCGTCCTGATCGGCCTGGGCAGCGCCTATGACTGGTCCTGCCGCCGGGCGCTCATCCCGGACCTGGTGGGCAAGGACCGGACGACGGACGCCATGGTGCTGGAGACGGTGCCCCAGAACATCTCCCGGCTGATCGGGCCGCTCATGAGCGGTATCCTGCTCGAGTTCGCCGGGACGAAGGGCGGTTTCCTGGCCCTCTTCCTCCTGCAGGTCGTCCAGATCGTCGTGATCGTCCGGCTTTCCGCCGCTACGGACCGGAAGGGCCGGAAGAAGGGCCGGCTCGGCCCAATGAAGGACCTGCTCCTCGGCTACCGTTATTCACGCCGGCATCCCAGGATCTCGGGCGTGCTGATGATTACCTTCATCATGAACGCCTTCGCCTTCTCCTACCAGGTCCTGTTGCCCGTCTTCGTCCGCGACGTCCTCTTCCTCGGCCCCCTGGAACTGGGCATCCTCGGCGCGGGCACCGGCATCGGCTCCATCCTCGGCATCGCCCTCATCGACCGGCTGGGCCAACACTACCGCGACGGCCTGGTCTTCACCATCAGCTCCCTGGTCAACGCCCTGGCCACGCTGGTCTTCGCCCTGTCGACGTCCTTCCCGCTTTCGCTCATGATGCTGATCCTGGTGGGCGTCGGGCAGACCGGGTTCGGCATCATGCAGTCCTCCATCGTCCTCCGCACGTCCAGCGACGCCATGCGGCCCCGGGTCATGGGCCTCCTCGTCCTCGCCATCGGCGGCGGTCCGCCCGGCCGCCTGCTCGTCGGCGGACTGGCCGCGGTCGCGGGCGCGCCCCTGGCCCTCACGATCTGCGGTGGGATCGCCAGCCTGGGAGTAGTCAGCGTGCTATGGAGAGTGGGTGGATTGCGGAAGGACTGA
- a CDS encoding type II toxin-antitoxin system VapC family toxin, giving the protein MYLLDTEVVSELRRSQPHQDALEWFMGLAPDQVYLSAVTVGEIQTGIEFARAKDASRAAELESWMGKLMDSQRVLPMDPAVFRVWGKLLYRRWDVRMTDAMIAATAVVHRLTVVTGDPESYDRLGVETLNPYEKGPAVQRSAGRV; this is encoded by the coding sequence ATGTATCTACTGGATACCGAAGTCGTATCGGAACTGCGCAGGAGCCAGCCGCACCAGGATGCGCTGGAGTGGTTTATGGGACTGGCCCCGGACCAGGTCTACCTTTCCGCCGTGACCGTGGGCGAGATTCAGACGGGTATCGAGTTCGCCCGGGCGAAGGATGCTTCCCGGGCGGCGGAACTGGAGTCCTGGATGGGAAAACTGATGGATTCCCAACGTGTCCTTCCCATGGATCCGGCGGTCTTCCGCGTGTGGGGAAAGCTTCTTTACCGCCGATGGGACGTCCGCATGACCGACGCCATGATCGCCGCGACGGCCGTGGTGCACCGGCTGACCGTGGTCACCGGTGATCCGGAATCCTATGACCGGCTCGGCGTCGAAACGCTGAATCCATACGAGAAGGGCCCTGCCGTCCAGAGGAGCGCCGGCCGTGTATGA
- a CDS encoding phytanoyl-CoA dioxygenase family protein produces MTTGTISLGGKVAGPALVQEWVDTFNRQGFLFLENVLPPDWCEALREDLDFGLRENPNGLNSVSEHMALCHRMFEFSETNRRLFDLEPIVSFAEALVAENCHVIHNNSFKTRPGGSFRWHQDDAPHFLVTNGDPPDNIRLPVLFFTCNYYLTDVTEPEHGGTEVIPGSHLFGRPCPDSLEGTEWEDRIHYNLGPAGSVTMFNNQVWHRGGPNRSDRTRYITQITYARRVIGHKYFPFIDYTMPEHVYRDADPRQKRLFGFLEHGAYG; encoded by the coding sequence ATGACCACCGGCACAATCTCCCTGGGTGGCAAAGTCGCCGGACCGGCGCTGGTCCAGGAATGGGTCGATACGTTCAACCGCCAGGGATTCCTCTTTTTGGAGAATGTGCTGCCGCCCGACTGGTGCGAAGCCCTGCGCGAGGACCTGGACTTCGGCCTGCGGGAGAACCCGAATGGGCTCAATTCGGTCAGCGAGCACATGGCGCTGTGCCACCGCATGTTCGAGTTCAGCGAGACGAACCGCCGCCTCTTCGACCTCGAGCCCATCGTCAGCTTCGCCGAGGCATTGGTGGCCGAGAACTGCCACGTCATCCACAACAACTCCTTTAAGACGCGTCCCGGCGGTTCCTTCCGGTGGCACCAGGACGACGCGCCGCATTTCCTGGTGACGAACGGAGACCCTCCGGACAACATCCGCCTTCCGGTCCTCTTCTTCACCTGCAACTACTATCTCACCGACGTCACCGAACCCGAACACGGCGGCACGGAAGTCATCCCGGGTTCCCACCTCTTCGGCCGTCCCTGTCCCGATTCGCTGGAGGGCACCGAGTGGGAGGACCGGATCCACTACAACCTCGGCCCGGCGGGCAGCGTCACTATGTTCAACAACCAGGTCTGGCACCGGGGCGGGCCGAACCGGAGTGACCGCACGCGGTACATCACCCAGATCACCTACGCGCGGCGCGTCATTGGCCATAAATACTTTCCCTTCATCGACTACACCATGCCCGAGCACGTGTACCGGGACGCCGATCCCCGGCAGAAACGCCTGTTCGGGTTCCTGGAGCATGGCGCGTACGGGTGA
- a CDS encoding TIM barrel protein: MSNIRQSICFGCFNRGGLTPESLIREAARMGYASVEMLPEEHWDQVRYAGMDIAIVVGHASLPDGLNKRENHDRIEDELLASMDQAVAYGIPGLICFSGNREGKSDDEGRDNCIEGLLRVAKAAEEKGVTLCMELLNSKVNHPDYQCDYTDWGVSVCEGVGSPRVKLLYDIYHMQIMEGDLIRTIRDHIAHIGHFHTAGNPGRNDLDETQEIFYPPVMRAIAETGYTGFVGHEFVPLGDPLAAMQAAYDTCNV, from the coding sequence ATGAGCAACATCAGGCAGTCCATCTGTTTCGGCTGTTTCAACCGTGGCGGCTTAACCCCGGAATCGCTCATCCGGGAAGCGGCGCGTATGGGCTACGCGTCCGTCGAGATGCTGCCGGAGGAGCACTGGGACCAGGTGCGCTACGCGGGCATGGACATCGCCATCGTCGTGGGCCACGCTTCCCTGCCCGACGGGTTGAACAAGCGGGAGAACCACGACCGTATCGAGGACGAACTGCTGGCCAGCATGGACCAGGCCGTCGCGTACGGCATCCCCGGCCTGATCTGCTTCTCGGGCAACCGGGAGGGCAAGTCCGACGACGAAGGCCGCGACAACTGCATCGAGGGCCTGCTGCGCGTCGCGAAGGCGGCCGAGGAGAAGGGCGTGACCCTGTGCATGGAACTGCTCAACAGCAAGGTGAACCACCCGGACTACCAGTGCGATTACACGGACTGGGGCGTGTCCGTCTGCGAAGGGGTCGGTTCGCCGCGCGTCAAGCTGCTCTACGACATCTACCACATGCAAATCATGGAAGGCGACCTGATCCGGACCATCCGGGACCACATCGCGCACATCGGCCACTTCCACACGGCGGGCAACCCCGGCCGGAATGACCTCGACGAGACCCAGGAGATCTTCTACCCGCCCGTCATGCGCGCCATCGCCGAGACCGGTTACACGGGATTCGTCGGCCACGAATTCGTACCCCTGGGCGACCCGCTGGCGGCGATGCAGGCGGCCTATGATACGTGCAATGTGTGA
- a CDS encoding amidohydrolase family protein: MLVDTHVHVWEIDPPRYPVGPTAPTWTAEPDEPGTADELIEDMDANGVDVSVLVQTSWSTWDNGYMSDSVARFPDRFVGHGLIDPQNTGGNAELVRYWMEDRGLVGFRFHPFYYPDEQILVKEDNRAMWEELAARDAMVQFHMKPWDAPQVDEIARRHPDMTLIIDHMGYPDPETGMEVFQPILDLARHERMFVKISDVKGRSREPFPFCDVHPFIRALLDAFGVERAMWGTGYPGHHRVKHNWLSLADELRLVREGYDFLTDDQKDRLLGGTAAEVWGLG, translated from the coding sequence ATGCTCGTCGACACCCACGTACACGTCTGGGAGATTGACCCGCCCCGGTACCCGGTGGGGCCCACCGCACCAACGTGGACGGCGGAACCGGACGAACCTGGCACGGCCGACGAGTTGATCGAGGACATGGACGCCAACGGCGTGGACGTAAGCGTGCTGGTGCAGACGTCGTGGTCGACGTGGGACAACGGGTACATGTCCGATTCCGTGGCCAGGTTTCCGGACCGGTTCGTGGGGCACGGCCTGATCGACCCGCAGAATACCGGAGGGAACGCGGAGCTGGTCCGGTACTGGATGGAAGACCGGGGGCTGGTCGGTTTCCGTTTCCACCCCTTCTACTATCCGGACGAGCAGATTCTCGTGAAAGAAGACAACCGGGCCATGTGGGAGGAACTCGCCGCGCGCGACGCGATGGTCCAGTTCCACATGAAGCCATGGGACGCGCCTCAGGTCGACGAGATTGCCCGGCGCCATCCGGACATGACGCTGATCATCGACCACATGGGATATCCCGATCCGGAAACCGGGATGGAGGTTTTTCAGCCCATTCTCGACCTCGCCCGGCACGAGCGGATGTTCGTGAAGATATCGGACGTGAAGGGGCGGTCGAGGGAGCCCTTCCCCTTCTGCGACGTGCACCCTTTCATCCGCGCGCTCCTGGACGCCTTCGGGGTGGAACGGGCCATGTGGGGCACCGGGTACCCGGGCCATCACCGGGTGAAGCACAACTGGCTTTCGCTGGCCGACGAGCTGCGGCTGGTCCGGGAGGGGTACGACTTCCTGACCGACGATCAGAAAGACCGATTGCTGGGGGGTACGGCAGCGGAGGTGTGGGGGCTAGGGTGA
- a CDS encoding clan AA aspartic protease, translating into MGATHAKVRITNPADARKYWEGLFLVDTGATDSLVPGPYLESIGLKSEATRVYELADGSEISVDVTVAMLELMGEKIGGTVIFGEPGAEPLLGVTALESAGVEVDPVNQRLKKLPSVRLKTVA; encoded by the coding sequence ATGGGTGCGACCCATGCCAAGGTCAGGATTACCAACCCCGCGGATGCAAGGAAGTACTGGGAGGGACTGTTTCTTGTAGACACAGGCGCCACCGACTCCCTCGTCCCCGGTCCGTATCTAGAAAGTATCGGTTTGAAGTCAGAAGCAACTCGCGTCTATGAGCTGGCGGACGGCAGCGAAATCTCGGTGGACGTCACCGTGGCCATGCTCGAATTGATGGGCGAGAAAATCGGGGGTACGGTAATCTTCGGTGAACCAGGCGCCGAACCGCTGCTCGGTGTGACCGCGCTGGAATCCGCGGGCGTTGAAGTGGATCCGGTCAATCAACGTTTGAAGAAACTCCCGTCCGTCCGCCTGAAGACCGTAGCGTAA
- a CDS encoding amidohydrolase family protein: MVIDIHAHVFRWPVLKKRNSDLSMMSAEQQVRRMDEKGIDKAVILPLTSAEVIGEPQSMGEVFDICRLYPGRFIPFCDFDVRRYDLDSVDAFRDVLDQYVARGAKGVGELTCRVFWDDPRLWNLFAACEDLGLPVTFHTSPPEVITYGLIDELGFPRFEKALQRFPDLRFFGHSASFWSEISGDLTADRKEGYPNTPVAPGGTLLRLFRTYPNLCGDLSAGSGFNALTRDPAFTYEFLDEFQDRLLLGLDHTDAELDFQHIEWLRARRDEGHIAPDVCEKILWRNADRIIGLGIADGS; this comes from the coding sequence ATGGTCATCGACATTCACGCCCACGTCTTCCGCTGGCCGGTGCTGAAGAAACGCAACAGTGACCTGTCCATGATGTCGGCCGAGCAGCAGGTCCGGCGCATGGACGAGAAAGGGATCGACAAGGCGGTGATCCTGCCGCTCACGTCCGCCGAGGTGATCGGGGAACCCCAGAGCATGGGCGAGGTCTTCGACATCTGCCGGCTCTACCCCGGGCGGTTCATCCCCTTCTGCGATTTCGACGTGCGCCGCTACGACCTGGATAGCGTGGACGCGTTCCGCGATGTGCTGGACCAGTACGTGGCCCGCGGGGCAAAGGGCGTGGGGGAATTGACCTGCCGGGTGTTCTGGGACGATCCCCGGCTCTGGAACCTCTTCGCCGCGTGCGAGGACCTGGGTCTGCCCGTGACCTTTCACACCTCGCCGCCGGAAGTCATCACGTACGGACTGATCGACGAACTGGGTTTTCCACGTTTCGAGAAAGCCCTGCAGCGGTTCCCGGACCTGCGCTTCTTCGGCCACAGCGCCTCCTTCTGGAGCGAGATCAGCGGCGACCTGACGGCCGACCGGAAGGAAGGTTATCCCAATACGCCGGTCGCGCCCGGCGGAACCTTGCTCCGGCTGTTCAGGACCTATCCCAACCTGTGCGGCGACCTGTCGGCGGGCTCCGGCTTCAATGCCCTGACCCGCGACCCGGCCTTCACCTACGAGTTCCTGGACGAATTCCAGGACCGCCTGTTGCTCGGGCTCGATCATACGGACGCCGAGCTTGATTTCCAGCATATCGAATGGCTTCGCGCCCGGCGGGACGAGGGGCACATCGCCCCCGATGTGTGCGAGAAGATCCTCTGGCGCAATGCCGACCGGATCATCGGGCTGGGCATCGCGGATGGGAGCTGA